In Vanessa atalanta chromosome 17, ilVanAtal1.2, whole genome shotgun sequence, one DNA window encodes the following:
- the LOC125070669 gene encoding piggyBac transposable element-derived protein 4, with amino-acid sequence MSDHQPGTSRGTKRPNEIPSRVQCKRVLLQESDILNALENSDDDDFMGSDEDEDFLLGDDDEGSSTLESDEDEEGVQSPSGEVRVLSTEREGLNETIEESALPQESPEPAIEGSTSHWSTSCSSMKQIPFVRESKLHIEPPSQPIDYFCLFFHEEYLRMIVECTNRYAEREVTARRLNKCQKIVANFNNTMNNIYYPGKNLSLNESMVLWRGRLFFRQYIKGKRHKYGIKLYVLAEPDGLILNFDVFTSTEDETAGKGHTEKIVEKLMENKLDGGHSIYMDNFYNSYNLASKLLRQLTYCTGTLNKKRKDNPRVITSKKLKRGENISRYRNGVHIGKWKDKREIHYVSTEFADEMQEVTSKRGITTRKPLAILRYNENMSGVDLQDQMISYYPCERETLRWYLKIFIHTMMMSLVNSRLLYNKFSGKPKLSLYDFREKIIKHFLPQNDQIPESSSGNRSQQSHRLTKIVKTTERTIKTGPERKVQAVARKDCRNCYKNKKRVQTTMECKDCPDSPPMCMDC; translated from the exons atgagtgATCATCAACCTGGTACCTCTAGGGGTACAAAACGACCAAATGAGATACCTTCGCGAGTGCAATGTAAACGTGTTTTATTGCAAGAATCGGATATTCTCAACGCTTTAGAAAACtccgatgatgatgattttatgGGAAGTGATGAAGACGAAGATTTTTTATtgggtgatgatgatgaaggcAGCTCAACCCTGGAGTCGGATGAAGATGAAGAAGGAGTTCAATCGCCCTCTGGTGAAGTTCGAGTTTTGTCTACAGAAAGGGAGGGCTTAAATGAAACGATTGAAGAGTCAGCTCTGCCACAGGAGTCTCCTGAACCTGCCATCGAAGGCTCAACTTCACACTGGAGTACTTCTTGTTCGTCCATGAAGCAAATACCATTCGTTCGAGAGTCAAAGCTGCATATAGAACCGCCATCACAACCAATAGATTACTTTTGTCTCTTTTTCCATGAAGAATATTTGAGAATGATCGTAGAGTGCACAAACAGATACGCCGAAC GAGAAGTCACTGCCAGACGTCTAAATAAATGCCAGAAAATAGTTGCAAATTTCAACAAcacaatgaataatatatattatccagGCAAGAACCTATCTTTAAATGAGTCGATGGTTTTATGGCGTGGTCGTCTCTTTTTTCGACAATACATAAAAGGAAAACGCCACAAGTATGGCATCAAACTATATGTGCTCGCAGAACCAGATGGcttgattttaaatttcgatgtATTTACTAGTACAGAAGATGAAACAGCAGGAAAGGGCCACACCGAAAAAATTGTCGAAAAATTGATGGAAAATAAATTGGACGGTGGCCATTCAATCTATAtggataatttttataattcatataactTAGCAAGTAAACTGTTGCGTCAACTAACTTATTGCACCGGCACACTGAACAAAAAACGTAAGGACAATCCACGCGTTATtacttcaaaaaaattaaaaagaggcGAAAACATCTCGCGGTATAGAAATGGAGTCCATATAGGTAAATGGAAAGATAAGAGAGAAATTCATTATGTATCGACAGAGTTCGCTGACGAGATGCAAGAAGTTACAAGTAAACGTGGTATTACAACACGTAAGCCGTTGGCTATACTACGTTATAACGAAAACATGTCAGGAGTTGATCTTCAAGATCAAATGATTTCATATTACCCATGCGAAAGAGAGACTTTACGTTGGTATCtaaaaatttttatacatacgaTGATGATGAGTCTGGTAAATTctcgtttattatataacaaattctCTGGAAAACCTAAGCTTTCATTGTACGACTTTAGGGAGAaaatcattaaacattttttacctCAAAATGACCAAATACCCGAATCCTCATCGGGAAATCGAAGTCAACAAAGTCATAGGTTGACGAAAATAGTCAAAACGACGGAAAGGACAATAAAAACGGGACCAGAAAGAAAAGTGCAAGCAGTCGCAAGAAAAGATTGCAGaaattgctataaaaataaaaaacgagtgCAGACTACGATGGAATGTAAAGATTGTCCCGATAGTCCACCTATGTGCAtggactgt
- the LOC125070295 gene encoding UMP-CMP kinase yields the protein MWYRCIRQFSSYITKMLPEVVFVLGAPGAGKGTQCSLISKEFGFVHLSAGDLLREERQRPGSEYGEMIEEKIRNGEIVPVEVTCSLIHKAIQNSGQTRFLIDGFPRNKDNLEGWERVMSEKTKLLFVLFFECSRDICTERCLKRGAAGSGRSDDNMESLKKRFNTYINDTMPIINYYDKQGLVRRINAEVAPEEVFKDVKNLYNNLSKAES from the coding sequence ATGTGGTATAGGTGTATTCGTCAGTTTTCcagttatattacaaaaatgttgCCTGAAGTGGTATTCGTACTTGGTGCTCCCGGTGCCGGTAAAGGAACACAGTGCTCGCTTATTTCTAAGGAATTTGGATTTGTACACCTTTCTGCGGGGGATTTATTACGTGAGGAGCGTCAAAGACCAGGCTCTGAGTATGGTGAAATGATCGAGGAAAAGATTCGGAATGGGGAAATCGTTCCCGTCGAAGTTACATGTTCGCTCATACATAAAGCTATTCAAAATTCTGGACAGACACGATTCCTGATCGACGGTTTTCCTCGCAATAAAGATAACTTAGAAGGCTGGGAACGTGTCATGTctgaaaaaactaaattattgtttgtattgttCTTTGAGTGTTCTCGAGATATCTGTACAGAACGGTGCTTGAAACGAGGTGCAGCTGGCAGCGGTCGTTCGGACGATAACATGGAGAGTCTCAAGAAAAGatttaatacttatatcaaTGATACCATGcctataatcaattattatgataaacagGGGCTTGTACGTAGGATCAATGCTGAAGTGGCTCCAGAAGAAGTGTTTAAAGATGTTAAAAATCTTTACAACAACTTATCTAAAGCAGAGagctaa
- the LOC125070607 gene encoding translation elongation factor 2, whose amino-acid sequence MVNFTVDEIRGMMDKKRNIRNMSVIAHVDHGKSTLTDSLVSKAGIIAGARAGETRFTDTRKDEQDRCITIKSTAISMYFELEEKDLVFITNPDQREKSEKGFLINLIDSPGHVDFSSEVTAALRVTDGALVVVDCVSGVCVQTETVLRQAIAERIKPILFMNKMDRALLELQLESEELYQTFQRIVENVNVIIATYSDDSGPMGEVRVDPSKGSVGFGSGLHGWAFTLKQFAEMYADKFKIDLVKLMNRLWGENFFNANTKKWAKQRDNENKRSFCMYVLDPIYKVFSAIMNFRKEEIDSLLKKIGVTLKHEDADKDGKALLKVVMRTWLPAGEALLQMIAIHLPSPVVAQKYRMEMLYEGPHDDEAAIGIKTCDPEAPLMMYVSKMVPTSDKGRFYAFGRVFSGKVVTGQKARIMGPNFTPGKREDLYEKTIQRTILMMGRYVEAIEDVPSGNICGLVGVDQFLVKTGTITTFKNAHNMKVMKFSVSPVVRVAVEPKNPADLPKLVEGLKRLAKSDPMVQCINEESGEHIVAGAGELHLEICLKDLEEDHACIPIKKSDPVVSYRETVSEESDQMCLSKSPNKHNRLFMRAAPMPDGLPEDIDEGKVNPRDDFKTRARYLCDKFEYDITEARKIWCFGPEGTGPNILVDCSKGVQYLNEIKDSVVAGFQWAAKEGVMAEENLRGVRFNIYDVTLHTDAIHRGGGQIIPTTRRCLYACLLTAAPRLMEPVYLCEIQCPEVAVGGIYGVLNRRRGHVFEESQVAGTPMFVVKAYLPVNESFGFTADLRSNTGGQAFPQCVFDHWQILPGDPCEAGSKPYNVVQETRKRKGLKDGLPDLTQYLDKL is encoded by the exons ATG GTGAATTTTACCGTAGACGAAATCAGAGGGATGATGGACAAGAAGCGGAATATCCGCAACATGTCCGTCATCGCCCACGTCGACCACGGCAAGTCCACACTCACGGACTCGCTCGTCTCCAAAGCCGGTATCATTGCCGGTGCGAGAGCCGGTGAGACGCGTTTTACAGACACCCGAAAAGACGAGCAAGACAGATGTATTACCATCAAATCCAC TGCCATTTCCATGTACTTCGAGCTCGAGGAGAAGGATTTGGTATTCATCACAAACCCTGACCAGCGTGAGAAGAGTGAAAAGGGTTTCTTGATCAACCTTATTGACTCACCTGGGCACGTTGACTTCTCCTCTGAAGTGACAGCTGCTCTCCGTGTCACAGATGGAGCTCTCGTTGTGGTGGATTGTGTATCGG GTGTATGTGTACAAACTGAGACGGTGCTGCGTCAAGCTATTGCTGAGCGCATCAAGCCTATTCTGTTCATGAACAAGATGGACCGTGCTCTTCTTGAGCTGCAATTAGAGTCTGAAGAACTTTACCAAACCTTCCAGCGTATTGTTGAAAACGTCAACGTCATCATTGCCACTTACTCAGACGACAGTGGTCCCATGG GTGAGGTTCGCGTCGACCCCAGCAAGGGTTCCGTAGGTTTCGGTTCTGGTCTCCACGGATGGGCTTTCACCCTGAAACAGTTCGCTGAAATGTATGCTGACAAGTTCAAGATCGACCTTGTCAAGCTTATGAACAG GCTATGGGGTGAAAACTTCTTCAACGCCAACACCAAGAAGTGGGCAAAGCAGAGAGACAATGAGAACAAGCGGTCCTTCTGCATGTATGTCCTGGACCCTATTTACAAGGTGTTCAGTGCTATCATGAATTTCCGCAAGGAGGAAATTGACAGTCTCCTTAAAAAGATTGGTGTCACCCTTAAACACGAAGATGCCGATAAGGACGGCAAGGCCTTACTTAAG GTCGTTATGCGTACTTGGTTGCCTGCTGGAGAAGCCCTGCTTCAGATGATTGCCATCCATCTGCCATCACCTGTAGTTGCCCAGAAGTACCGTATGGAAATGTTGTACGAAGGACCTCATGATGACGAAGCCGCTATTGGTAtcaag ACCTGCGACCCTGAAGCCCCACTTATGATGTACGTCAGCAAAATGGTACCGACCTCTGACAAGGGACGTTTCTACGCGTTCGGTCGCGTCTTCTCCGGAAAGGTTGTCACTGGTCAGAAGGCCCGTATTATGGGACCGAACTTCACTCCTGGCAAGAGAGAG GATCTGTATGAGAAGACCATCCAGCGTACAATCCTCATGATGGGTCGTTATGTGGAGGCCATTGAGGATGTACCCTCTGGTAACATCTGTGGTTTAGTTGGTGTTGACCAGTTCCTTGTCAAGACTGGTACAATCACCACTTTTAAGAATGCACACAACATGaag GTCATGAAGTTCAGTGTGTCGCCTGTCGTACGTGTAGCCGTCGAGCCTAAGAACCCAGCTGACTTACCTAAGCTCGTGGAAGGTCTTAAGCGTCTTGCTAAGTCTGACCCCATGGTACAGTGCATTAACGAAGAGTCTGGCGAGCACATTGTTGCTGGTGCTGGAGAATTACATCTTGAGATCTGTCTTAAG GATTTGGAAGAAGACCATGCTTGCATTCCTATCAAGAAGTCTGACCCTGTTGTGTCTTACCGTGAAACTGTTAGTGAAGAATCTGACCAAATGTGTTTGTCGAAGTCGCCCAACAAGCACAATCGTCTGTTCATGAGGGCCGCGCCCATGCCCGACGGTCTTCCAGAGGACATTGATGAG GGCAAGGTAAACCCACGTGACGACTTCAAGACCCGTGCACGTTATCTCTGCGACAAATTCGAGTATGATATAACCGAAGCCCGTAAGATCTGGTGCTTCGGTCCTGAGGGTACTGGTCCCAACATCCTGGTGGACTGCTCCAAGGGAGTGCAATACCTCAATGAAATCAAGGATTCCGTCGTTGCCGGTTTCCAATGGGCTGCCAAGGAAGGAGTCATGGCTGAGGAGAATTTGAGAGGAGTACGGTTTAACATCTATGATGTTACGCTGCACACGGACGCTATCCACAG AGGTGGTGGTCAGATCATTCCAACGACGAGAAGATGTCTGTATGCGTGTCTGTTGACCGCGGCGCCCCGCCTTATGGAGCCTGTCTACTTGTGTGAGATTCAG tGCCCTGAAGTAGCCGTGGGAGGTATCTACGGTGTACTCAACAGACGGCGTGGTCACGTATTCGAAGAGTCGCAAGTAGCCGGCACACCCATGTTCGTTGTGAAGGCTTATCTGCCTGTCAACGAATCTTTCGGTTTCACTGCTGACTTACGTTCCAACACCGGCGGACAAGCTTTCCCACAGTGCGTGTTCGACCACTGGCAGATCCTGCCAGGTGACCCGTGCGAGGCGGGCTCCAAGCCCTATAATGTAGTCCAG gaAACGAGAAAAAGGAAAGGACTTAAGGACGGTCTCCCAGACCTAACTCAATACTTGGACAAATTGTAA